A single Syntrophorhabdaceae bacterium DNA region contains:
- a CDS encoding transcription antitermination factor NusB produces the protein MRSASIEIIARVEAGAFLDDVINSFFSHRDIPDSMKGLVYTMASGAVRHKGYFDWVLARLVKREMKKDVRYLFWISLYQIAHMKKAHYHVVMEAVEYGKRHFSPGTAPFVNAVLRRFIRERDLLVLPENPVTALSIEKSFPRWLVSRWVARFGHEETDRLLTLLNEPPDFTLRIDLARITKQEVVALLEAQGVRVREGKYLESALHVDKLGPVLKDPLFLDGLISVQDEASQLVAQALPPSRGPVLDACAGVGTKAGQIRGLFRNTLVIAMDNDMGRISKMKEKSGLIVQGDSLQTPYRAQVFDTILLDAPCSSLGIVRKHPEIKWRRDEREVIAFGNYQLDLMRSLWDNLRSGGAMVYSVCSFEPEETVGVIERFGREKEFLLENPLPFCSGTEYFLSLPHVSGMDGFFIAKLRKP, from the coding sequence TTGAGGTCCGCCTCCATAGAGATCATCGCGCGCGTAGAGGCCGGCGCATTCCTCGACGACGTCATAAATTCCTTTTTTTCCCACCGGGACATACCCGATTCGATGAAGGGACTCGTCTATACGATGGCTTCCGGAGCGGTGAGACACAAGGGATATTTCGACTGGGTCCTCGCACGCCTCGTGAAGAGGGAGATGAAAAAGGACGTCCGATACCTTTTCTGGATAAGCCTTTATCAGATCGCCCACATGAAAAAGGCCCATTACCATGTGGTAATGGAAGCGGTGGAATACGGCAAGCGCCATTTCAGCCCCGGGACCGCCCCTTTTGTGAATGCCGTACTCCGGAGGTTTATAAGGGAAAGGGACCTCCTCGTACTTCCCGAAAACCCGGTGACGGCCCTCAGCATCGAAAAATCTTTTCCCCGGTGGCTCGTAAGCCGGTGGGTGGCGCGGTTCGGTCATGAGGAAACGGACCGGCTTCTTACCCTCCTCAACGAGCCTCCCGATTTCACACTCCGGATAGACCTCGCCCGAATCACGAAACAGGAAGTGGTCGCTCTTCTCGAGGCACAGGGGGTGCGCGTAAGGGAGGGGAAATACCTCGAATCGGCCCTCCATGTCGATAAGCTGGGACCCGTCCTGAAAGATCCCCTTTTCCTGGACGGGCTGATATCGGTACAGGATGAGGCATCGCAGCTCGTGGCGCAGGCGCTGCCGCCCTCTCGCGGCCCCGTGCTCGACGCGTGCGCGGGGGTAGGGACAAAGGCCGGCCAGATCCGCGGCCTCTTCCGGAATACCCTTGTAATCGCCATGGATAACGATATGGGGCGGATAAGCAAGATGAAGGAGAAAAGCGGCCTTATCGTGCAGGGAGATTCGCTCCAAACCCCTTACAGGGCACAGGTATTCGATACCATACTCCTCGATGCCCCCTGCTCGTCTCTGGGCATCGTCCGGAAGCACCCGGAAATAAAGTGGCGAAGGGACGAACGGGAAGTCATCGCATTCGGAAATTATCAATTAGACTTAATGCGGAGTCTATGGGATAATCTCAGATCGGGCGGCGCCATGGTATACAGTGTCTGCTCCTTCGAGCCGGAAGAGACGGTCGGAGTTATTGAAAGGTTCGGCAGGGAAAAGGAGTTTCTCCTTGAAAACCCTCTGCCCTTCTGTTCCGGGACCGAATATTTCCTTTCTTTGCCCCACGTGTCGGGAATGGACGG
- the htpX gene encoding zinc metalloprotease HtpX, producing MNQVKTFLLMIVLTIILVALGGIIGGTSGAQIAFVIALAMNFISYWFCDKIVLAMYGARQVSETEAPQLYRIVASLSQKASVPMPRVYMIESDSPNAFATGRDPAHGVVAVTTGIMRILNREELEGVLAHEMSHIKHRDILIQSVAAAIAGAITMIGSWARFGAIFSGGSSDDERGNIFTMIIFSIFAAVAATLIQLAISRSREYLADDGGALLAGNPLFLANALKKLNAGVAVHPMNDANPSTAPLFIVNPFSAKGLLSLFSTHPPIEERIKRLEDMAYRR from the coding sequence ATGAACCAGGTAAAGACTTTTTTATTGATGATTGTCCTCACCATTATCCTCGTTGCCCTCGGGGGGATTATAGGTGGCACATCGGGAGCCCAGATTGCCTTTGTGATAGCCCTTGCAATGAATTTCATAAGCTACTGGTTTTGCGATAAAATCGTGCTTGCCATGTATGGCGCCCGCCAGGTAAGCGAGACGGAAGCGCCCCAGCTTTACAGAATCGTTGCCTCCCTGTCGCAAAAGGCGTCTGTGCCCATGCCCCGGGTATACATGATCGAGAGTGACAGCCCGAATGCATTCGCCACCGGGCGAGACCCGGCTCACGGCGTGGTCGCCGTCACTACCGGCATTATGCGCATCCTCAACCGTGAGGAGCTCGAAGGGGTCCTCGCCCATGAGATGTCGCACATAAAGCATAGAGATATCCTTATCCAATCAGTGGCTGCTGCTATTGCGGGAGCCATCACAATGATCGGGAGCTGGGCGCGCTTCGGGGCAATTTTCAGCGGAGGCAGCAGCGATGACGAGAGGGGGAATATATTCACCATGATCATTTTCTCGATCTTCGCAGCTGTTGCGGCGACCCTCATTCAACTCGCCATCTCACGGTCGAGGGAATACCTCGCCGATGACGGCGGAGCCCTTCTCGCCGGTAATCCCCTGTTTCTTGCCAATGCGCTCAAAAAGCTTAACGCGGGCGTGGCGGTTCATCCCATGAACGATGCGAATCCGTCCACGGCGCCCCTTTTTATCGTGAACCCCTTCAGCGCGAAAGGCCTCCTTTCCCTTTTCAGCACCCATCCTCCCATAGAAGAAAGGATCAAAAGACTGGAGGATATGGCTTATAGACGATAA
- a CDS encoding tetratricopeptide repeat protein, translating into MKKENVIILAILCLIVGFVAGVGAGIRFASKDVPSPAAATAPSQGELVVPSPPNAPSREEIVALEELIRKDPNNLQALIDLGNRYFDAQAFEKAIDAYSKALKLDPRNGNVRTDMAIMYRGLKDYDRAVKELKEAAASDPLHVNSRYNLGIILLHDKKDAQGAIAAWEDCLRAGASGEEAEKIRHQLRALKDMTK; encoded by the coding sequence ATGAAAAAAGAGAATGTGATTATTCTTGCGATCCTCTGCCTCATCGTTGGCTTCGTGGCGGGTGTAGGGGCGGGAATCAGGTTTGCCTCGAAGGATGTCCCTTCTCCCGCTGCTGCGACTGCCCCGTCCCAGGGAGAGCTGGTCGTTCCCTCCCCGCCCAATGCCCCTTCCCGGGAGGAGATCGTCGCCCTGGAGGAGCTTATCAGGAAAGATCCGAACAACCTTCAGGCCCTCATCGATCTCGGCAATCGATATTTCGACGCCCAGGCATTTGAGAAGGCTATCGACGCCTATTCAAAGGCCCTTAAGCTCGACCCACGGAATGGGAACGTGAGAACCGACATGGCGATCATGTACAGGGGGCTCAAAGATTATGACAGGGCGGTGAAGGAATTGAAGGAAGCCGCGGCATCGGACCCGTTGCACGTGAACAGCAGGTATAACCTGGGCATCATACTCCTCCACGATAAAAAGGACGCCCAAGGGGCTATTGCGGCCTGGGAAGACTGTCTCAGGGCAGGAGCGAGCGGCGAGGAGGCCGAAAAAATCCGGCACCAGCTGCGGGCTCTGAAGGATATGACTAAATAG